In Streptomyces sp. NBC_00878, a single window of DNA contains:
- a CDS encoding Lrp/AsnC family transcriptional regulator, translating to MLNDLDERIVHALAEDARRSYADIGQEVGLSAPAVKRRVDRLRATGAITGFTVRVDPAALGWETEGFVEIYCRRNTSPETIQRGLERYQEVVAASTVTGEADAMVQVFASDMRHFERVLERIAGEPFVERTKSVLVLSPLLRRFSSGSPT from the coding sequence GTGCTGAACGATCTCGACGAACGCATCGTGCACGCCCTCGCGGAGGACGCCCGCCGCTCCTACGCCGACATCGGGCAGGAGGTGGGGCTGTCCGCGCCCGCGGTGAAGCGGCGGGTGGACCGGTTGCGGGCCACCGGGGCGATCACCGGGTTCACCGTGCGGGTGGATCCGGCCGCGCTCGGGTGGGAGACCGAGGGGTTCGTCGAGATCTACTGCCGGCGGAACACCTCGCCCGAGACCATTCAGCGTGGGCTCGAGCGGTATCAGGAGGTGGTGGCCGCGTCCACCGTCACGGGGGAGGCGGATGCGATGGTGCAGGTCTTCGCCTCCGACATGCGGCACTTCGAGCGGGTGCTGGAGCGGATCGCGGGGGAGCCGTTTGTGGAGCGGACCAAGTCTGTGCTGGTGCTTTCGCCTTTGTTGCGGAGGTTTTCTTCGGGGTCGCCTACGTAG